The following nucleotide sequence is from Psychroserpens sp. Hel_I_66.
TAATATCTAGTTCCATTAATCTAAAATTGAAATTTATATTGCTCGTCAAAGCGTGCCTTTATGTCTAAAAGCTTATTGAAAAAACCTTTATTTTCTTTAAATGTCTTATTGTATTTAAAATGGATAAATTTGCCTTGAGCATGAATACTTGCACCATTCGTTTTATAAATGACCAGTTGGTAGTAAGGGATAATCCATGTGTAGTTTTTTAATCCCTTATTGATATAGATTAAAATACCTTTGTTACGCATTTCTATGTTAGCGTAATTGACATCATCAACAGTATTTAAATACTGTTCCATATTTGGACTTACATTCTCAATAATCATACGCTTAGAGCCAACGCCTCCCATTTTTAGAGCTTCTAAAAATGAAAATGGCTTACCTGCTAAATCAATAATGACTTTTTTGTGGTCTTTGTTTGGATGTGTAGAATCTAAAATCAATGCTGAATTTTCTTATTGAACCAAATTTACAAAATGTTTAATATTTTTTAGTTATGCTTAAACAAAATATTAACATATCAGTATTGACTTAATCTATAATAGATTTAAATATTTGAAAATGAGATTTTTAATTCGGAAATTTTAATCTCTAAGTGTATGCTTTTTTATAATTCTTTTGCTTTCTTCCCTAACTTTTTTATTCTTTCTAAGATTCCAAAGAATATCGCTGGCTTTTTTTCGCGTTTTGTCCATATCTACTATTGGATATGGGTAGTCCTTGCCTAATTCAAAATTATATAGCTGCTGTTCCAATTCTGTCATTAAATAGGGTTCATGCGCAAAAGGAATTTCTAATTCTCTCAATTCTGGAACCCATTTTTTTATAAAAATTGCCTCTGGATCGTGCTCTAGACTATTTTTAATAGGGTTGTAAATTCTCAACATATTGGTACCTGTTTCTCCAGCTTGCATTTGCAATTGCGGATAATGAATTCCTGGCTCAAAGTCAAGAAACATCTGCGACAAATGTTTGGAAGCAGCTTGCCAAGGTTGCCATAAATTATGTGTAAAAAACGAAACCACTAAAGCACGCATTCTAAAATTTAAGTAACCTGTTTCATTCAAACAACGCATACAGGCATCTACGAGTGGATAACCGGTTTGACCTGTTTTCCAGGCTGTTTGGTAAATTTCGGAAATATCCTTTTTTAATTTTTGAAAGCCTTTATTGATACTTTCCTCTTCCATGGTATGTTCCATTTCAAATTTTTGCACAAAATGTGCTTGCCAGCGCAAACGGGACATAAAAGCTTCTAAGGGTTTTTTGTTTTCTGAAGTTTTCTTTAAATGATAGGCCTTGTGATATACTTCACGTATGGATAAGTTTCCCCAAGCCAAGTAAGGTGAAATCCTGCTACATCCTTTTCTTGCCAAATCTGGCTTAGAAATATGAAACATATAATTGACATAGCGATCGTTTAAAAAGGAGTTAAGATATTTTAGTCCCATAGACCTACCACCTTTTTGAAATGGTGCATCGTCTGGAGTTTTTAATGAGGGTACTGTAAGTAATCGCTCAAGTTCTTCAACGTCTTTAATTTGGAGTAGTTGATTTTCAGAAGGAGAAAAAGGCAGTGGCTCAATCTCAAAATAAGCATTGCATTTTTCGGTCCATAAGTCTCTATCCTTTAATCCACGTTGTACACCATTATTTATATTTTCGTGCCAAGTAATTAAGTTGTTTTTACAAAAACGCTTAAAGGATTTGTCACGGTTATATGTAATTAAAATACCAGTTTCCTGGTGTGAAAAAATGTCTTTTATCGCATACTTTTCCATCAACTGGTTTATAGTCAATATTATATCTGCCTCAACGGTTAAAATCTTACTATTATAGGCTTTCAATTGATCGTTCAAATCTCTAATGGATTCTTTGATGAAATTCCAATGACGTTGGCTATAATGCTCATCTTCTAAAAGCATGGTTTCAAAAGTATAGAGTAGTAGTGTGGGTTTGCCAGTGGCCAAGGCATTAAAAATAGCCTCGTTATCTTCTAACCGAAGATCACGTTTAAGCCAAACGATATGTATTTGGGGTTTATTAATACTCATCTTGATGTTCTATAATATGTTGTGCTTTTTCCTTTATTTTTGTGAGTTCGTTTTGGTTCATTTTGTCTAGTAGACTATACATCATTCCCATCCTAAAATTATTGCCCAAATGCTCTCGCTTATCGTCCAGAAAATTCCAGTAAAGGGTATTAAACGGACAAGCATCATCTCCAAATTTCTTGGATTTGTTGTAGTGACAATTTCCGCAGTAATTACTCATTTTATTAATGTAAGAACCTGAGGAGACATACGGTTTAGTTGCGATTTTTCCGCCATCTGCAAACTGGCTCATTCCTCTTGTGTTGGTGAGTTGAACCCACTCAATGGCATCCACATAAATACCCAAATACCAAGCATCAACTTCATCTGGATTTGTTTGTGTGAGCAACGCATAATTACCGGTAATCATGAGTCTTTGGATGTGATGTGCGTAGCCATTATCTAGTGAATTATTTATGGCGTTCTTTAGGCAATTCATTTTTGTGTTGCCCGTCCAAAAAAAGTCAGCTAGTTTATTATGGTTGTTCAGCTCATTTAATGATTTGTATTCTGGCATAAAAGCCCAATACATCCCTCGCATATACTCTCGCCAACCTATGATTTGACGCACAAATCCTTCAACCTGGGAAATGTTGATATCATCACCATGCTTTCGGTAATAATTCATGACACTGGTCACAACATCCTTGGGCGAGATCAATTTTAAATTCATTGCAAAAGATAGCCTAGAATGAAATAGATATTCCTGTTCGGTATGCATGGCATCTTGATAATCTCCAAAATGAATGAGCAATGCTTCACAAAAATACTTGAGTTGCTCAATTGCCTGACTACGTGAAATGGGATAAGGGAATGTTTTGGTTTCAAAACGTCCCATCGTTTTAATGCCAGCAGTTTTAATATCTTTTTTTACTTCGGAAATATCATTTTTGAACAACTTGTAGTTTGGAATTTCTACATCGCCTTTCCATTTGTTTCTATTGCTTTTATCGTAGTTCCATTTGCCACCTTCCGGTTGATCTGCAACCATAAGGATATCGTGTTTTTTTCGCATATCGCGATAAAAACTCTCCATTAAGTATTGCTTTTTGCCTTTAAAAAAGATGCTTAGATCATTACGCTTCGTGTAAAAATGTTCTGCGGAAATAGAACGACTCTCAATCTCAATCTGCTCACAGAATTCCTTAAGCTGTTGGTCTAATCTATATTCGTCTGGCAACATATACTCAAAGCGCTCAGTGCCATTATCTTTAATTAAAGCTTTTAAATTTTTGGTGAGGCTTTGCGTATTTTTTTCATCATTGATTGTAAAATAAACCACGTTATGACCTTCTGCTTGTAAATCTTTGGCAAATTGCCTCATAGCAGCAAAAAACCCGATGACTTTTTGTATATGATGTGTTACATAGTCGGTTTCTTGACGCATCTCAAAAAGGCAATAGGTAACATCTTCATTGGTTTCTTTAAACCATGAGTGCTTGATATTTAGTTGATCACCTAATATGAGTCTTAGCGATTTCATTAATTTATTTTTTCTTTGTTTTTCAAATATGTTTTTCTAAGTCCTTATTTAAAACAGTGTTTCCTGCAACCATAATCTTCTGTATGTTCCGTTTTCGTCATAGCGCTCTGCTTGAGAATCTACATTGAATTTTCGGTCTCTTGGATCATTTCCAACTCCTGCCACATACATCCAATTTCCGTAGTTGGAATGCACATCATAATCAATGAGCATAGATTCAAAATAGGCTGCACCAATTCGCCAATCGAGCAATAGTTCCTTTGCAAAAAAGGAAGCTACATTTTGGCGACCACGATTGCTCATCCATCCCGTTTTTTTGATTTCAATCATGTTAGCATTTACAAAATCTGATCTGGTTTCTCCATTAATCCACGAGTTAACCTGTTTTTCGCTGTCCTTCCAATCATATTCTTTATCGAGAATTCCTCCAATTTTAAAAATGGAATTTCCATGTTTTAAAGAGATGTATTTGAAGTAATCTCTCCAAATCAACTCAAAAATGAGCCAATAGGTAGATTCGTTACTAAAATGTTCTTTTTCAAACGCTTTAATTTCCCAATAAATGGTTCTCACAGAAATACTGCCATTAGCTAACCAAGGTGAGAACTTTGAACTGAAATCTGCACCTATCAATCCGTTTCTTGTCTTTTTATAGACACCTAACTTTTTGGTCTCGAAGAAATAATCATGTAATCTCTTTAGTGCTGCAGTTTCTCCACCTTTAAAGGGAAAAGCGGAATCTTTATGTATCTCAAAATCATTGAAACCTAAGTCTTCAAGAGTTGGTATGTGCGTATTATTAACAATCTTATCATTTTTCTCTGCGGAAATTGGCTCAACCAAAGATCTAATCTTACTGTATTTCTCAACTTTTTTTCTAAAGTTGGTAAACACTTTTGGAATCTCATCTACAGACATTTTAATATCTTCAGGATGATATAAAAATTGATCGTAGTCACTATTAAATTTTATATTTTTTGGTAATTTGCTTTTTACTGCTTTAAGAACATCTGTTTCTTCTTTTGTCCATTCCGTTTGGAGATAAACTGAACTAATCTCATATTTAGTCACTAAATGTTGTATTGCATATTCTGGGGTTTCCGAAGAAATAAATAATTCTACGTTTCTTTTTTTAAGATTTGATTTGAGATCTTCGACTGTTTCAATTAAAAATTTGGCTCTGTATTTTTCTGTTTTTTTAAATCCGAATTTTGACATTTCAAAATGTCTCGGATCAAAGCAGTAGAGCGCTATGACAAATTTGTGGTTGGAAATGGCTGCATTCAAAATTCTATTGTCCTGAACTCTCAAGTCATTTCTAAACCATACTAATGCGATGTTGTTTTGTTTCTCCTGCATTTTTCACTACAATATTTTACGTTTTCCCAATTCTTTTCCCACTTTTTTCGCCAAGTGAATGGTAAGCCACAGGTTTGGCAAATTTTTGTTGGGAGGTGTTGTTTTTTCATGTTATCAAGCTGTTTGCTATTTGCTTTTGTCTATTAGCTGGATATTGATTTATTAGTCAATTATTAATAGAATTTACAACTTTGCTAAAGGCTAAGTTACACATCCACCAATTTATCAATCATACCTCTAAAAATAAAACCGTGAAATGGTAAAACGGAGTACCAATATAATCTTCCCCAAAGACCTCGAGGTCTAAAGGTTGCTGTTTGTTTTAGAAGTCC
It contains:
- a CDS encoding cryptochrome/deoxyribodipyrimidine photo-lyase family protein, producing MSINKPQIHIVWLKRDLRLEDNEAIFNALATGKPTLLLYTFETMLLEDEHYSQRHWNFIKESIRDLNDQLKAYNSKILTVEADIILTINQLMEKYAIKDIFSHQETGILITYNRDKSFKRFCKNNLITWHENINNGVQRGLKDRDLWTEKCNAYFEIEPLPFSPSENQLLQIKDVEELERLLTVPSLKTPDDAPFQKGGRSMGLKYLNSFLNDRYVNYMFHISKPDLARKGCSRISPYLAWGNLSIREVYHKAYHLKKTSENKKPLEAFMSRLRWQAHFVQKFEMEHTMEEESINKGFQKLKKDISEIYQTAWKTGQTGYPLVDACMRCLNETGYLNFRMRALVVSFFTHNLWQPWQAASKHLSQMFLDFEPGIHYPQLQMQAGETGTNMLRIYNPIKNSLEHDPEAIFIKKWVPELRELEIPFAHEPYLMTELEQQLYNFELGKDYPYPIVDMDKTRKKASDILWNLRKNKKVREESKRIIKKHTLRD
- a CDS encoding DASH family cryptochrome, whose product is MQEKQNNIALVWFRNDLRVQDNRILNAAISNHKFVIALYCFDPRHFEMSKFGFKKTEKYRAKFLIETVEDLKSNLKKRNVELFISSETPEYAIQHLVTKYEISSVYLQTEWTKEETDVLKAVKSKLPKNIKFNSDYDQFLYHPEDIKMSVDEIPKVFTNFRKKVEKYSKIRSLVEPISAEKNDKIVNNTHIPTLEDLGFNDFEIHKDSAFPFKGGETAALKRLHDYFFETKKLGVYKKTRNGLIGADFSSKFSPWLANGSISVRTIYWEIKAFEKEHFSNESTYWLIFELIWRDYFKYISLKHGNSIFKIGGILDKEYDWKDSEKQVNSWINGETRSDFVNANMIEIKKTGWMSNRGRQNVASFFAKELLLDWRIGAAYFESMLIDYDVHSNYGNWMYVAGVGNDPRDRKFNVDSQAERYDENGTYRRLWLQETLF
- a CDS encoding cryptochrome/photolyase family protein — encoded protein: MKSLRLILGDQLNIKHSWFKETNEDVTYCLFEMRQETDYVTHHIQKVIGFFAAMRQFAKDLQAEGHNVVYFTINDEKNTQSLTKNLKALIKDNGTERFEYMLPDEYRLDQQLKEFCEQIEIESRSISAEHFYTKRNDLSIFFKGKKQYLMESFYRDMRKKHDILMVADQPEGGKWNYDKSNRNKWKGDVEIPNYKLFKNDISEVKKDIKTAGIKTMGRFETKTFPYPISRSQAIEQLKYFCEALLIHFGDYQDAMHTEQEYLFHSRLSFAMNLKLISPKDVVTSVMNYYRKHGDDINISQVEGFVRQIIGWREYMRGMYWAFMPEYKSLNELNNHNKLADFFWTGNTKMNCLKNAINNSLDNGYAHHIQRLMITGNYALLTQTNPDEVDAWYLGIYVDAIEWVQLTNTRGMSQFADGGKIATKPYVSSGSYINKMSNYCGNCHYNKSKKFGDDACPFNTLYWNFLDDKREHLGNNFRMGMMYSLLDKMNQNELTKIKEKAQHIIEHQDEY
- a CDS encoding DUF2256 domain-containing protein → MKKQHLPTKICQTCGLPFTWRKKWEKNWENVKYCSEKCRRNKTTSH